The Phycisphaerales bacterium region GTGCAGAAGAGGATCGACTTGGGCGCCCCTTTGTCGGGCGCGCAGGCCAAAAGTTAGACCAGATCATTGAGGCAATGGCGCTCACGCGCGAAGAGATCTATATCGCCAACGTGCTTAAGGCTCGGCCGCCCGAGAACCGAACACCGCTGCGGCACGAAATAGATCTATGTGCCCCATTCCTCACCGAACAGATTCTTGCAATCGCCCCGAAGGTCATCGTGACGCTTGGAGGTCCAGCGACGAAGTTTCTGCTCGACACCAATACTGGCATCACCAAGCTCAGAGGCCAGTGGACGACATGGGTGAGCGCCGACCTGAAAGTTGATGTCATGCCAACCTTCCATCCAGCCTATTTACTGCGTAATTACACCGTCCAAACACGGCAGCAAGTATGGTCAGATATGCAGGCAGTCGCCGACCGGCTTTCAAAAAAGTAAATTGGCCCAAAAAAAATCAATTCACACGCTCTCAAAAAGAGGCGTTCTGATCCTCTAAAACGGCATTTTTGACTCATCTCGTGCTGATCTGATAACTCTGAAAGTTAAAATAGGAAATATGGGAACTCCCCGCCTCTAGATCCCGAACAGTTCAAGGTAGGGAGCAGAGAAGAGCAATCAAACTCATCCCCTAGACCCGGTCAGCATCAACGCACATTTGTGATCTTGACCACTCAATACGCCCCCCCCACAAGGAGCCCGCTTCGTCACTGACGACGGGCTCTCTTTTTTTTTGTCATCTCATTTTTGCGCGGGCAGTCAAGTCATTCCAAAGAGTCGAGCGCGTAATTCCAAAACCTCTACTGGGTCGAAACAACCGCCATAGACCTCAGCAACATGATCAAAGCAGCCTTCACTAATCAGAATTGCTGCAACATCAAGCCCACCGGCTGCACGAGCCCATGTCGTCACTAAACGACGTTGCCGACGGTTGAGACCCATCCGCTTTGCAAGCCGCCCGCCGGCAGCAGTAATGCCTCGATGCCGATTCCACCAAAGCATCGTTATTGCCATGCAAAGCAAGATACCACCCGTCGCCAAAGCAACCACTCCAGTGGTCTCGACTGCTAACAGTAGATTTGTGCTTGTTTCAAACATTGCCTTCGCTTTCGATCACGTACCCTATCGAACTACCTACCGTGTCTTCGAGCTTCAATTCTTGAACACTGGGCGGCGTTTCGTTTTGTTCTTGGCGACTCAATATCATCTGCACGGTTTCCTCTGCTCGCTGTTGCAGGATAGGTACGGGGTCTGTTTTTGTAATGCGGCGAAGCGCTGCCAACACCGAGTCAGTGTTACATTGGCGCGCAGCCCAGATGGCGCTTGCACGGCACAGCGGATTCCCATCATTGAGCATATTTGTAAGCCTATGAGCGGCAAGCTCTGGATAAAAATCAGCTAAAACAACGATAGCGTTTGCTCGAGTGCGATTTCCAGATTGAAGCGTCAGTGGTGAAATAACGCGACCGATCTGTTGTGGTGAAAGGCGTCCAGGAAGTGCCCGATGCACCTGCCCTAAAGCCTCAACCGCATTCGCCTGAACACGATCATCAGTATGGCTGAGCCGAGCTGTAATGACGGAGACCGTACGTGGGTTGGGATGATCACCCAAGCATGCAACTGCCGTCGAAGCGATGCGTGTATCACTGGCTGCAGACAACTCAATGAGACGGTCTGTAAATTCAGCGGTGAGACCCATCTGACGCAAGAGCTGCATTGCCCAAACAACAGTCCATCGCTCTCCATCCAGCAGTAATGCGTCAACCGCTCGACAAAAATCTGCCTGGGAACGTTCCCGCAACTCGACGGCTGCGTCCATGCGTTCCTCAGATGTGAGATGTGGCCAAAAAGCAATCAGATCTTCTGCGCATGCACTCGCTAATTTTTGTCTTGCCCATTGAGCAATTTGACCAGTTGACCGCTGAGCAAGTCGCACAAGGTCATCCCGTTTTAACAATCTTCTTTGCAGGGCACCGGTAGCGGCACGAACCACTGCTGGGTGTGCGTCCATACAGAAATGCACAATGGAATCGGTCGCTCGCTGGTCTTCGTAGCAACTCAAGGCAATCACGGCACGACAACGGGCTTGTGTATCATCGAGTGCAATCAGATCACACAGTGCTTCAATTCGGCGTCCTTGTGCCAAAGGAAGTGATTGA contains the following coding sequences:
- a CDS encoding uracil-DNA glycosylase; the encoded protein is MTRQNEEIFKQYLESNALIGVDFVPTQVLQMNTSKKTQKKTASTTKKKVPQAKLKTSASTASSRAKGKQASVLEEIRERHDATCPHCTKVEDITQTVFGEGNPHADLMFIGEAPGAEEDRLGRPFVGRAGQKLDQIIEAMALTREEIYIANVLKARPPENRTPLRHEIDLCAPFLTEQILAIAPKVIVTLGGPATKFLLDTNTGITKLRGQWTTWVSADLKVDVMPTFHPAYLLRNYTVQTRQQVWSDMQAVADRLSKK
- a CDS encoding HEAT repeat domain-containing protein, with amino-acid sequence MPTINQRCALLKRENPIVVAKVLAQAIPLASAREMEPLGQQLVKVGRGGALAKILGDTRSAQALQKPLTRCAGPLLAWAARRLAADKNTDGAIEAANILLARLKVGRTETGDLYGLIALLELDEPAINAIADQLLVGLAVELSSTQFGQHRTNEITEEKGVIRFDAAFLQAIVVAIENRIQKSPSRGPHPAGLAAAIVALAPHSPINELMQESDHPVLIAARRAIRDVKDPVVAQHLLLWIEYEPLAGTARRWIADALMDPESVHFVLASGHRLRRPLVRKRLKAIASGRRCLPLLSTCAQWPRSSKRAMPDLIQSLPLAQGRRIEALCDLIALDDTQARCRAVIALSCYEDQRATDSIVHFCMDAHPAVVRAATGALQRRLLKRDDLVRLAQRSTGQIAQWARQKLASACAEDLIAFWPHLTSEERMDAAVELRERSQADFCRAVDALLLDGERWTVVWAMQLLRQMGLTAEFTDRLIELSAASDTRIASTAVACLGDHPNPRTVSVITARLSHTDDRVQANAVEALGQVHRALPGRLSPQQIGRVISPLTLQSGNRTRANAIVVLADFYPELAAHRLTNMLNDGNPLCRASAIWAARQCNTDSVLAALRRITKTDPVPILQQRAEETVQMILSRQEQNETPPSVQELKLEDTVGSSIGYVIESEGNV